One genomic region from Vespa crabro chromosome 16, iyVesCrab1.2, whole genome shotgun sequence encodes:
- the LOC124429901 gene encoding PDZ domain-containing protein 8 isoform X4, which translates to MFYDDILMKYIVTSNQVAATITFVCGIICTLILEFYFFKRYLETGPLAKPPEKTMKHGQAQLPQELLDKMQDEKTNLNSNIVRQSIYQGNENLAINLTLQFLFNELRDAERVRLWLYRKLNNEFKELLTQSTTGKLLDSVKLRDLNLGTQFPTIKGLEVADSKIDADTGLLESLDLSLDLHYSGNFQMSIDVKMLLGKTAYMALQVKRVTGRARLQFTRVPYTHWSLSFYSDPILELEVQSQFQGRQLQPQIISLITGQIRRAVRRKHTLPRYKMRYKPFFRRLNDEVIDLSEVAGVQINPGCLEVTLLEVSRLNVGPNMVNAEDVSQIEVHCTMSIDSTPWVHLTQYNGVTYMILDLIISKTSSQQLGVVFKQELVPEIGQVCVLVETIVSASPAAIAEMRKGDILIAVDGKKVNNMNQVAKLVKSAVQRRFIIRVERKYLKVDTEKQACIIKSDSEIKSGMEKISERRTDAIGTKGDGTIDDISKVKFEAPMKFLEPKDTDGESVIDRSEFSSRLFRRRRSSSTHISEETTQQMPETPSRRISTASSQSTTSGNIQFCPIDDNNVTNLSDLYYTTKEKGYASLITFEETRNFQIDSEQHYLNIGVWGRVKSNEYTPKLLGYINAPIKLIVAQCAKSSTGHYLKCHPLLPPESASLATSSNKLQGYSGFDPTLCFGDILMSYMWESSVPNSHITSESVKKDNVEAIIRPQPIQNEEVAERKVHDFIRTHFHRATHCDFCTKKIWLKDAIQCRDCGMVCHKKCEVRCQASGICGSETTLATLALEADEIEPIAIVGESSPEISLTGCEDNVQGASMMAMKASIANTLLGLKKAGSTSCLAPPTSGIGLASRSLPPSPCASRKVLNQAWQLHLSQEIWTMVLCLEPKILENSYTSISSHWNVSRRSMT; encoded by the exons ATGTTCTACGACgacattttaatgaaatacatCGTAACGTCGAATCAAGTGGCAG CTACAATAACGTTTGTCTGCGGTATAATATGTACGCTTATACTGGAGTTTTACTTCTTCAAGAGATATCTGGAAACAGGACCTTTGGCAAAGCCACCAGAAAAGACAATGAAACATGGACAAGCTCAGCTACCTCAGGAATTACTTGATAAAATGCAAGATGAAAAAACGAATCTTAATAGCAATATCGTTCGACAAAGTATTTATcaaggaaatgaaaatttagCAATAAATCTTACTTTGcaatttcttttcaacgaaTTGCGAGACGCGGAACGCGTTCGTCTCTGGCTCTATAGAAAATTGAACAATGAATTCAAAGAGCTCTTAACGCAATCGACTACTGGAAAATTACTTGATAGCGTAAAG TTAAGAGATTTGAATCTGGGCACACAGTTTCCAACGATAAAGGGCTTGGAAGTAGCCGATTCTAAGATAGACGCTGACACTGGATTATTGGAATCATTGGACTTATCCCTCGATTTACATTATTCGGGAAATTTTCAAATGTCAATAGACGTTAAAATGTTGTTGGGAAAAACGGCGTACATGGCTTTACAAG TGAAACGTGTTACTGGTCGAGCAAGATTGCAATTCACGCGCGTACCATATACGCATTGGTCTTTAAGCTTCTATTCGGATCCCATTTTGGAATTGGAAGTGCAATCCCAATTCCAAGGTCGCCAATTGCAACcacaaataatatcattaattactGGACAAATAAGAAGGGCCGTACGTCGGAAACATACGTTACCACGATACAAGATGCGTTATAAACCGTTCTTTCGCAGACTAAACGATGAAGTTATCGATCTATCAGAA GTCGCCGGTGTGCAGATCAATCCAGGATGCTTGGAAGTTACGTTATTGGAAGTTAGTCGATTAAACGTTGGACCTAACATGGTTAATGCAGAAGACGTCTCTCAAATAGAGGTGCATTGCACGATGAGCATAGACTCAACGCCTTGGGTACATTTAACGCAATATAATGGAGTAACGTACATGAtattagatttaattattagtaAAACTAGTTCGCAGCAGCTTGGTGTAGTATTTAAACAAGAGCTTGTTCCTGAAATTGGTCAAGTATGCGTACTCGTTGAAACTATAGTATCTGCAAGTCCGGCTGCCATAGCCGAGATGAGAAAAGGTGACATTTTAATAGCCGTCGATGGTAAAAAGGTAAACAATATGAATCAAGTCGCAAAACTTGTTAAAAGTGCTGTACAGAGACGTTTCATTATTAGAGTCGAAAGGAAATATCTCAAAGTAGATACGGAGAAACAAGcttgtattattaaatctgACAGTGAGATAAAGTCTGGGATGGAAAAGATTTCAGAAAGGAGAACTGATGCGATAGGGACAAAAGGAGATGGTACGATCGATGATATCAGTAAAGTGAAATTCGAAGCTCCAATGAAATTCTTAGAGCCAAAAGATACGGACGGCGAGAGTGTAATAGACAGGTCTGAATTTTCTAGTAGATTGTTcagaagaaggaggagtagTAGCACGCATATTTCCGAAGAAACAACTCAACAAATGCCTGAAACACCATCGAGAAGAATTTCAACGGCTTCGAGTCAATCGACAACATCCGGCAACATTCAGTTTTGCCctatcgacgataataatgtcacTAATTTGTCTGATTTGTATTACACCACGAAGGAAAAGGGATATGCCTCTTTGATCACTTTCGAGGAAACTAGAAATTTCCAGATAGACTCGGAACagcattatttaaatataggtGTATGGGGCCGCGTTAAATCTAACGAATATACTCCTAAATTATTAGGATACATTAATGCCCCTATAAAATTGATCGTAGCGCAGTGTGCTAAGTCGTCGACAGGTCATTATCTTAAATGTCATCCACTGTTGCCACCTGAAAGTG ctTCTTTAGCAACGTCCAGTAATAAATTACAAGGGTACTCTGGTTTTGATCCTACTCTATGCTTCGGGGACATTTTAATGTCGTATATGTGGGAAAGCAGTGTGCCAAATAGCCATATCACGAGCGAATCTGTAAAAAAGGATAATGTAGAAGCTATTATTAGACCTCAGCCAATTCAGAATGAAGAGGTAGCTGAAAGGAAAGTGCATGATTTCATTAGGACGCACTTCCACAGAGCGACTCACTGCGATTTTTGCACGAAAAAG ATTTGGTTAAAGGATGCGATACAGTGCAGGGACTGCGGTATGGTATGTCATAAGAAATGTGAGGTTCGTTGTCAAGCGTCAGGGATATGTGGTTCGGAAACCACATTAGCTACCCTGGCATTAGAGGCCGACGAAATAGAGCCCATCGCTATTGTCGGCGAGTCTAGTCCGGAGATATCTCTTACCGGTTGTGAAGATAATGTTCAG GGTGCAAGTATGATGGCCATGAAGGCTAGTATAGCTAACACACTCTTGGGCCTCAAGAAGGCTGGAAGTACCAGTTGTCTGGCTCCACCAACTTCCGGTATCGGTCTGGCATCTAGAAGTCTTCCCCCAAGTCCCTGTGCATCCCGCAAG GTGCTGAACCAAGCGTGGCAGCTCCACTTGTCGCAGGAGATTTGGACGATGGTCTTATGTCTAGAGCCAAAGATACTGGAAAATTCTTATACAAGTATTTCGAGCCATTGGAACGTGTCGAGAAGATCAATGACATg A
- the LOC124429901 gene encoding PDZ domain-containing protein 8 isoform X2 — translation MNHNSTITFVCGIICTLILEFYFFKRYLETGPLAKPPEKTMKHGQAQLPQELLDKMQDEKTNLNSNIVRQSIYQGNENLAINLTLQFLFNELRDAERVRLWLYRKLNNEFKELLTQSTTGKLLDSVKLRDLNLGTQFPTIKGLEVADSKIDADTGLLESLDLSLDLHYSGNFQMSIDVKMLLGKTAYMALQVKRVTGRARLQFTRVPYTHWSLSFYSDPILELEVQSQFQGRQLQPQIISLITGQIRRAVRRKHTLPRYKMRYKPFFRRLNDEVIDLSEVAGVQINPGCLEVTLLEVSRLNVGPNMVNAEDVSQIEVHCTMSIDSTPWVHLTQYNGVTYMILDLIISKTSSQQLGVVFKQELVPEIGQVCVLVETIVSASPAAIAEMRKGDILIAVDGKKVNNMNQVAKLVKSAVQRRFIIRVERKYLKVDTEKQACIIKSDSEIKSGMEKISERRTDAIGTKGDGTIDDISKVKFEAPMKFLEPKDTDGESVIDRSEFSSRLFRRRRSSSTHISEETTQQMPETPSRRISTASSQSTTSGNIQFCPIDDNNVTNLSDLYYTTKEKGYASLITFEETRNFQIDSEQHYLNIGVWGRVKSNEYTPKLLGYINAPIKLIVAQCAKSSTGHYLKCHPLLPPESASLATSSNKLQGYSGFDPTLCFGDILMSYMWESSVPNSHITSESVKKDNVEAIIRPQPIQNEEVAERKVHDFIRTHFHRATHCDFCTKKIWLKDAIQCRDCGMVCHKKCEVRCQASGICGSETTLATLALEADEIEPIAIVGESSPEISLTGCEDNVQGASMMAMKASIANTLLGLKKAGSTSCLAPPTSGIGLASRSLPPSPCASRKSSLVGGLGISPELLEGAEPSVAAPLVAGDLDDGLMSRAKDTGKFLYKYFEPLERVEKINDMIGKLKTALDAETTSRLELSQSGENDSIKLIIQSDLRVQALSVLLLHYCAGLQHAQEALEKAKNEN, via the exons ATGAATCACAATT CTACAATAACGTTTGTCTGCGGTATAATATGTACGCTTATACTGGAGTTTTACTTCTTCAAGAGATATCTGGAAACAGGACCTTTGGCAAAGCCACCAGAAAAGACAATGAAACATGGACAAGCTCAGCTACCTCAGGAATTACTTGATAAAATGCAAGATGAAAAAACGAATCTTAATAGCAATATCGTTCGACAAAGTATTTATcaaggaaatgaaaatttagCAATAAATCTTACTTTGcaatttcttttcaacgaaTTGCGAGACGCGGAACGCGTTCGTCTCTGGCTCTATAGAAAATTGAACAATGAATTCAAAGAGCTCTTAACGCAATCGACTACTGGAAAATTACTTGATAGCGTAAAG TTAAGAGATTTGAATCTGGGCACACAGTTTCCAACGATAAAGGGCTTGGAAGTAGCCGATTCTAAGATAGACGCTGACACTGGATTATTGGAATCATTGGACTTATCCCTCGATTTACATTATTCGGGAAATTTTCAAATGTCAATAGACGTTAAAATGTTGTTGGGAAAAACGGCGTACATGGCTTTACAAG TGAAACGTGTTACTGGTCGAGCAAGATTGCAATTCACGCGCGTACCATATACGCATTGGTCTTTAAGCTTCTATTCGGATCCCATTTTGGAATTGGAAGTGCAATCCCAATTCCAAGGTCGCCAATTGCAACcacaaataatatcattaattactGGACAAATAAGAAGGGCCGTACGTCGGAAACATACGTTACCACGATACAAGATGCGTTATAAACCGTTCTTTCGCAGACTAAACGATGAAGTTATCGATCTATCAGAA GTCGCCGGTGTGCAGATCAATCCAGGATGCTTGGAAGTTACGTTATTGGAAGTTAGTCGATTAAACGTTGGACCTAACATGGTTAATGCAGAAGACGTCTCTCAAATAGAGGTGCATTGCACGATGAGCATAGACTCAACGCCTTGGGTACATTTAACGCAATATAATGGAGTAACGTACATGAtattagatttaattattagtaAAACTAGTTCGCAGCAGCTTGGTGTAGTATTTAAACAAGAGCTTGTTCCTGAAATTGGTCAAGTATGCGTACTCGTTGAAACTATAGTATCTGCAAGTCCGGCTGCCATAGCCGAGATGAGAAAAGGTGACATTTTAATAGCCGTCGATGGTAAAAAGGTAAACAATATGAATCAAGTCGCAAAACTTGTTAAAAGTGCTGTACAGAGACGTTTCATTATTAGAGTCGAAAGGAAATATCTCAAAGTAGATACGGAGAAACAAGcttgtattattaaatctgACAGTGAGATAAAGTCTGGGATGGAAAAGATTTCAGAAAGGAGAACTGATGCGATAGGGACAAAAGGAGATGGTACGATCGATGATATCAGTAAAGTGAAATTCGAAGCTCCAATGAAATTCTTAGAGCCAAAAGATACGGACGGCGAGAGTGTAATAGACAGGTCTGAATTTTCTAGTAGATTGTTcagaagaaggaggagtagTAGCACGCATATTTCCGAAGAAACAACTCAACAAATGCCTGAAACACCATCGAGAAGAATTTCAACGGCTTCGAGTCAATCGACAACATCCGGCAACATTCAGTTTTGCCctatcgacgataataatgtcacTAATTTGTCTGATTTGTATTACACCACGAAGGAAAAGGGATATGCCTCTTTGATCACTTTCGAGGAAACTAGAAATTTCCAGATAGACTCGGAACagcattatttaaatataggtGTATGGGGCCGCGTTAAATCTAACGAATATACTCCTAAATTATTAGGATACATTAATGCCCCTATAAAATTGATCGTAGCGCAGTGTGCTAAGTCGTCGACAGGTCATTATCTTAAATGTCATCCACTGTTGCCACCTGAAAGTG ctTCTTTAGCAACGTCCAGTAATAAATTACAAGGGTACTCTGGTTTTGATCCTACTCTATGCTTCGGGGACATTTTAATGTCGTATATGTGGGAAAGCAGTGTGCCAAATAGCCATATCACGAGCGAATCTGTAAAAAAGGATAATGTAGAAGCTATTATTAGACCTCAGCCAATTCAGAATGAAGAGGTAGCTGAAAGGAAAGTGCATGATTTCATTAGGACGCACTTCCACAGAGCGACTCACTGCGATTTTTGCACGAAAAAG ATTTGGTTAAAGGATGCGATACAGTGCAGGGACTGCGGTATGGTATGTCATAAGAAATGTGAGGTTCGTTGTCAAGCGTCAGGGATATGTGGTTCGGAAACCACATTAGCTACCCTGGCATTAGAGGCCGACGAAATAGAGCCCATCGCTATTGTCGGCGAGTCTAGTCCGGAGATATCTCTTACCGGTTGTGAAGATAATGTTCAG GGTGCAAGTATGATGGCCATGAAGGCTAGTATAGCTAACACACTCTTGGGCCTCAAGAAGGCTGGAAGTACCAGTTGTCTGGCTCCACCAACTTCCGGTATCGGTCTGGCATCTAGAAGTCTTCCCCCAAGTCCCTGTGCATCCCGCAAG AGTTCATTGGTTGGAGGTTTGGGTATAAGTCCTGAACTTTTGGAAGGTGCTGAACCAAGCGTGGCAGCTCCACTTGTCGCAGGAGATTTGGACGATGGTCTTATGTCTAGAGCCAAAGATACTGGAAAATTCTTATACAAGTATTTCGAGCCATTGGAACGTGTCGAGAAGATCAATGACATg ATAGGAAAACTAAAAACTGCCCTGGATGCTGAAACTACCTCAAGATTAGAATTATCTCAAAGCGGAGAGAACGatagtataaaattaattatacagaGCGATTTACGAGTGCAGGCCTTGAGTGTCTTACTTCTTCATTATTGTGCTGGCTTGCAACACGCGCAAGAGGCATTAGAGAAAgctaaaaacgaaaattga